The Dyadobacter subterraneus genome window below encodes:
- a CDS encoding RecQ family ATP-dependent DNA helicase, giving the protein MSNLQAVLKQYWGYDQFRPVQEEAIRSVLNGNDTLLLLPTGGGKSICFQVPVMTMEGVCIVVTPLIALMKDQVEQLKRRDIPAAAIHSGMNKHEIDITLDNCIHGQTKFLYVSPERLRTEIMIERTKQMKICLLAVDEAHCISAWGYDFRPSYLLISEFRLLIPKVPVMALTATATEQVQIDIIDKLEMKPVRVFRQSFARANLSYSTFLEENKERKLLQILKNVPGTAIVYVRTRKRTKELADWLTKQGLRAAGYNAGLPFKERSDRQTAWLKNQVRVVVATNAFGMGIDKPDVRAVVHFDLPDNLEAYYQEAGRAGRDEKKAFAVALFNKIDLEELAENVEKKYPPMDVLRRVYQSLANYYKIHVGGGEFSGYDFDIQNFTGVFGLVVNETHYALKLLEEEGFIQLSENFNNPARLHFEVDNRQLYDFQIRNPEYDSFVKLLLRIYGGELFTEYKKISETELAQIYFVPEAEILKKLSFLKERGIVDYEPRRDKPQLTFLTPRYDAALLPLNVFEIERRRERDRQKARAVIQYASNTNRCRTILLLEYFNEMDGKDCGVCDVCLKNKKNEPRPEIDEELGNQILLYLKSFGPVTPRALSQIFENVAEKPFLQTLRYLIDEEIINYDQVGKLTLNSKYHS; this is encoded by the coding sequence ATGAGTAACCTTCAAGCTGTCCTGAAACAATACTGGGGCTACGACCAGTTTCGGCCTGTACAGGAAGAGGCGATCCGGTCGGTTTTGAATGGCAATGATACACTTTTGCTGCTGCCAACCGGTGGCGGAAAATCGATTTGTTTTCAGGTTCCGGTCATGACGATGGAAGGTGTTTGCATCGTGGTAACGCCGCTTATAGCGCTTATGAAAGATCAGGTTGAACAATTGAAACGACGTGATATTCCGGCGGCAGCGATTCATTCGGGTATGAACAAGCATGAAATTGACATTACGCTCGACAACTGCATTCACGGACAAACGAAGTTTCTATACGTTTCGCCAGAGCGACTTCGTACGGAAATTATGATTGAGCGTACCAAGCAGATGAAAATTTGTTTGCTGGCGGTTGATGAGGCACATTGTATTTCTGCCTGGGGTTATGATTTCCGTCCGTCTTACCTGTTAATTTCCGAATTCAGATTATTAATTCCCAAAGTTCCGGTGATGGCTCTGACAGCTACGGCCACAGAACAGGTTCAGATTGATATTATTGATAAACTGGAAATGAAGCCCGTTCGGGTTTTCAGACAATCTTTTGCGCGAGCAAATTTGTCGTACTCAACTTTTTTAGAAGAAAATAAGGAAAGAAAATTATTACAGATTCTTAAAAATGTTCCGGGTACTGCAATTGTGTATGTGAGAACGAGAAAACGTACCAAAGAACTGGCGGATTGGCTCACAAAACAAGGTCTTCGCGCGGCGGGATATAATGCAGGTTTACCATTTAAAGAAAGATCGGACAGACAAACGGCGTGGCTGAAAAATCAGGTTCGGGTTGTAGTAGCCACCAATGCTTTTGGTATGGGAATTGACAAACCCGATGTGCGTGCTGTGGTTCATTTTGACTTGCCGGATAACCTGGAAGCCTATTACCAGGAAGCTGGCCGGGCAGGGCGTGATGAGAAAAAAGCTTTTGCCGTGGCGCTTTTCAATAAAATTGATTTAGAAGAACTGGCGGAAAATGTAGAGAAAAAATATCCGCCAATGGATGTTTTAAGAAGGGTTTATCAATCACTGGCAAACTATTATAAAATTCATGTTGGCGGAGGAGAATTTTCGGGATATGATTTTGATATACAAAACTTTACGGGTGTATTCGGACTAGTGGTTAATGAAACCCACTACGCTTTAAAACTGCTTGAAGAAGAAGGTTTTATTCAACTGAGTGAAAATTTCAACAACCCGGCGCGACTGCATTTTGAAGTTGATAACCGGCAATTATACGATTTTCAGATACGTAATCCGGAGTATGATTCGTTTGTAAAATTGTTGCTCCGGATTTATGGCGGAGAACTTTTTACAGAATATAAAAAGATTTCAGAAACCGAACTGGCTCAGATTTACTTTGTACCGGAAGCGGAAATCTTAAAAAAATTGTCGTTTCTCAAAGAGCGCGGTATTGTGGATTATGAACCAAGAAGAGACAAACCGCAGCTGACTTTTTTGACGCCAAGATATGACGCGGCGTTATTACCGTTGAATGTTTTTGAAATTGAAAGAAGACGAGAACGCGACAGGCAAAAAGCAAGGGCAGTTATTCAATATGCGTCGAACACAAACCGTTGCCGGACCATTCTTTTACTGGAATATTTCAATGAAATGGATGGAAAAGATTGTGGTGTTTGTGATGTTTGTCTGAAAAATAAAAAGAATGAACCGCGTCCGGAAATTGATGAAGAATTGGGTAACCAGATTTTGCTTTATTTAAAAAGTTTTGGTCCGGTAACTCCTCGTGCTTTAAGCCAGATATTTGAAAATGTGGCTGAAAAACCTTTCCTCCAAACGTTAAGATACCTTATTGATGAAGAAATTATAAATTATGACCAGGTTGGGAAACTAACCTTAAACAGCAAATATCATTCTTGA
- a CDS encoding DUF5723 family protein, translating to MKKQIYNLTLLLGFIVKSVSAQQIPGLAASNYGGLYRATENPSTIGGSKFKWQVNIGTIGSSINHRYFVFLGKNSLFYPLLAAHSKDELYGRSRTMGSLTDKDPIYLTSEIRWPSAMFSIGKYQGVAIQFRTRGFVTGNNVPDDIRNLYFKRLDTGKDNVATTDWGKFNLVQQSFSEMSVSYGVQLLDLDAHKFRVGVTAKRVFGARIGYIKGSVDNFQVRKVTGSQDESELVLNNFSYETGYSQQNQKLKLGDLFNSDKYAAGWGYDLGVTYELGNYWQNKDEAFDQNPKYILRLAASLTDIGSIKYKTTGSQMIAGQQEQTIIGQKELEIIGNEGADGLMNLYPASSDTTFNSKVKLPQAVHWEADVQLVKGFFVTLSQTKRFKSLTDNVLNVAQPNVFTITPRFEDEDSDFAFPISFIQGNKKVAIGALAHFGPIFIGFSNINGLINKNGSGAKGSMAYVGVSAWKLKGWKKK from the coding sequence TTGAAAAAGCAAATCTACAACCTCACACTACTATTAGGATTCATAGTAAAATCTGTTTCCGCACAACAAATTCCTGGGCTAGCTGCCAGTAATTATGGTGGACTTTACCGGGCAACCGAAAATCCATCCACGATTGGCGGTTCAAAGTTTAAATGGCAGGTAAATATTGGAACGATTGGAAGCAGTATCAATCATCGGTATTTTGTTTTTTTAGGTAAAAATTCCTTATTCTATCCGCTTCTTGCCGCACATTCCAAAGATGAATTGTATGGCCGTTCGCGGACTATGGGCTCGCTGACGGATAAAGATCCGATTTATCTGACAAGTGAAATCCGCTGGCCATCGGCTATGTTTTCGATTGGGAAATATCAGGGTGTAGCAATTCAATTTCGAACCAGAGGATTTGTAACGGGTAATAATGTTCCTGATGATATCAGAAATCTTTATTTCAAACGGCTTGATACCGGAAAGGACAATGTAGCCACGACTGATTGGGGGAAATTCAATCTTGTACAGCAAAGCTTTTCAGAAATGAGTGTGTCTTATGGCGTACAATTGCTGGATCTGGATGCACATAAATTCCGCGTTGGAGTTACGGCGAAAAGAGTTTTCGGAGCCAGAATTGGCTATATAAAAGGTTCAGTTGATAATTTCCAGGTTAGAAAAGTTACTGGATCGCAGGACGAAAGCGAACTGGTTTTGAATAATTTTTCCTATGAAACGGGATATAGTCAGCAAAACCAAAAATTGAAGTTAGGTGATTTGTTCAATTCTGATAAATACGCGGCAGGCTGGGGTTATGATCTGGGTGTGACGTATGAATTAGGTAATTACTGGCAAAATAAAGATGAAGCATTTGATCAGAATCCTAAATATATTCTGCGATTGGCAGCTTCTTTAACCGATATCGGATCAATAAAATACAAAACAACCGGAAGTCAGATGATAGCCGGGCAACAGGAACAAACGATTATCGGTCAAAAAGAATTAGAAATAATCGGAAATGAAGGTGCAGATGGGTTAATGAATTTATATCCGGCAAGTTCTGATACGACTTTTAATAGTAAGGTAAAATTACCGCAAGCAGTGCATTGGGAGGCAGATGTTCAATTGGTGAAAGGATTTTTTGTCACTTTATCTCAAACAAAACGCTTTAAATCTTTAACAGATAACGTATTGAACGTAGCGCAGCCAAATGTTTTTACAATCACGCCGCGTTTTGAAGATGAGGATTCTGACTTCGCTTTTCCAATCTCATTTATTCAGGGAAACAAAAAAGTAGCCATCGGAGCCTTGGCACATTTCGGGCCGATTTTTATTGGATTTAGTAATATTAACGGATTGATTAATAAAAACGGAAGCGGAGCAAAAGGGAGTATGGCTTATGTTGGCGTGAGTGCCTGGAAGTTGAAGGGGTGGAAGAAGAAGTGA
- a CDS encoding HigA family addiction module antitoxin encodes MESEMKPVHPGAVLREDVLKEMKISITKAAKELNVSRKQLSEIVNETASISAEMAVRLESGFGITAEFWLDMQKNFDIWKVKSSGRVQGIHRILSQAV; translated from the coding sequence ATGGAAAGTGAAATGAAACCAGTGCATCCTGGTGCCGTTCTGCGAGAGGATGTTCTAAAAGAAATGAAAATATCCATCACAAAAGCGGCAAAAGAGCTGAATGTGAGCAGGAAACAGTTATCAGAAATTGTTAATGAAACAGCTTCTATTTCTGCTGAAATGGCAGTGCGCCTTGAAAGTGGTTTTGGAATAACTGCTGAATTTTGGCTGGATATGCAGAAAAACTTCGACATTTGGAAAGTCAAAAGCAGTGGCCGTGTCCAAGGCATTCACCGTATTTTATCGCAAGCGGTATAA
- a CDS encoding RluA family pseudouridine synthase — translation MAKRPFQIIYEDNHLLIVNKEPGILVQGDSTRDKPLLEMLKEYIKEEYDKPGAVFLGTVHRLDRPVSGLVVFAKTSKALERMNEIFRKRDVQKTYWAVVKNRPPEKKGKLVHWLIKDEKRNVTTAYDYEVPGSQRAELSYRLLGDVNKFNLLEVTPVTGRPHQIRVQLASMGCPIRGDLKYGYPKANPDAGINLHARRLFFEHPVKKEPIICKAGLPNDPFWEEFLPLDTEIIKADHLGFLYE, via the coding sequence ATGGCAAAGCGCCCATTTCAAATTATATATGAAGACAATCACTTACTGATTGTCAACAAAGAACCAGGTATACTTGTTCAGGGCGATTCCACGCGCGACAAGCCTTTACTTGAAATGTTGAAGGAATATATCAAAGAAGAGTACGACAAGCCGGGAGCTGTATTTTTAGGAACAGTGCACCGTCTGGACCGCCCGGTGAGTGGTTTGGTCGTATTCGCAAAAACGTCGAAAGCGTTGGAAAGAATGAATGAAATCTTCCGTAAACGCGATGTACAAAAAACATATTGGGCCGTTGTAAAAAATCGTCCGCCGGAAAAAAAGGGGAAACTTGTTCACTGGCTTATCAAAGATGAGAAGAGAAATGTAACAACGGCTTACGATTACGAAGTTCCGGGATCGCAGCGTGCTGAACTTAGTTACAGACTTTTGGGTGATGTAAATAAATTCAATTTGCTTGAAGTTACTCCGGTAACCGGCCGTCCGCATCAGATACGTGTTCAGCTTGCTTCAATGGGTTGTCCGATTCGTGGGGATTTGAAATATGGTTATCCAAAAGCAAATCCGGATGCGGGCATTAACCTACATGCCCGTCGCCTTTTCTTTGAACATCCTGTAAAAAAGGAGCCGATTATTTGTAAAGCAGGACTTCCAAATGATCCGTTCTGGGAAGAATTCCTTCCATTGGATACCGAAATCATCAAAGCAGATCACTTAGGATTTTTATACGAATAA
- a CDS encoding DUF6787 family protein — protein MIEKLKQRWNVKNGWDVLIILLVFACTGFSILYIKRALFNLVGISKETSPSWLLWTVNILIILPLYQAVLLAWGWVWGRFSFFWEFEKRMVRRIGSWFGWKG, from the coding sequence ATGATTGAAAAGTTAAAGCAGCGCTGGAATGTCAAAAATGGATGGGATGTCTTAATCATTTTACTGGTTTTTGCCTGTACCGGATTTTCCATTTTATACATTAAGCGCGCACTTTTTAATCTTGTCGGCATATCAAAAGAAACATCGCCTTCCTGGCTTCTCTGGACTGTGAATATTCTTATTATTTTACCTCTTTACCAGGCCGTTTTACTTGCCTGGGGCTGGGTTTGGGGCCGATTTTCTTTTTTTTGGGAATTTGAGAAAAGGATGGTTCGAAGGATTGGGAGTTGGTTTGGGTGGAAAGGATAA
- a CDS encoding D-alanyl-D-alanine carboxypeptidase/D-alanyl-D-alanine-endopeptidase — MRTLLFLITLFSLSGCSVSHYLKHEIKNSPVLSQQHTGVSIKNLTGDKALASYQSDKYFNPASNTKLFSFYAGLCALGDSLPGIEYLEWGELLIIRGTGDPSLLHPDLPKSAVIDFLKSRKEQIFFSPVNFKDERYGPGWAWSDYNDYYQPELSSMPVYGNIVRFTGITDKIFKVRPTFWSKSMVADTSIRGIKREEFQNSFHYSEKAVASGKSVDIPVRMSDQITVQLLSEALKKEIKLIHIPLSIELKTVYSIPSDSLYRRMMYVSDNMLADQLMLMYASAKGLPLNSEQAIQHMTKNYLSDLPDSLVWKDGSGLSRYNLFTPRTITALLQKIYAKVPQERLYKILPNGGSTGNLRNSFKGEAPFVFAKSGSFSNNYNLSGYLVTKKGKTMTFSFMNNNFARPMSEVRKEVERILTEIHRKF, encoded by the coding sequence ATGCGCACGCTCCTCTTTCTGATTACTTTATTTTCATTATCTGGCTGCTCGGTTTCACATTATTTAAAGCATGAAATAAAAAATTCCCCGGTTTTAAGTCAGCAGCATACCGGTGTTTCAATCAAAAATCTGACAGGAGATAAAGCACTCGCTTCATATCAATCTGATAAATATTTCAATCCCGCTTCCAATACAAAATTATTCAGTTTTTACGCCGGATTATGCGCATTGGGCGACTCTTTGCCTGGAATTGAATATCTGGAATGGGGAGAACTATTGATTATCCGCGGAACGGGCGATCCTTCTCTACTTCATCCGGATCTTCCAAAAAGTGCCGTTATTGATTTTTTGAAAAGCAGAAAAGAACAAATATTTTTTTCCCCCGTTAATTTTAAAGATGAAAGATACGGGCCAGGCTGGGCATGGAGCGACTATAACGATTACTACCAACCAGAACTTTCTTCCATGCCGGTTTATGGAAATATCGTCCGTTTCACCGGTATAACAGATAAAATTTTTAAAGTCAGACCAACATTCTGGAGCAAATCCATGGTGGCTGATACGTCTATAAGAGGAATCAAAAGAGAAGAATTTCAAAATTCATTTCACTATTCTGAAAAGGCAGTGGCATCCGGAAAATCGGTTGACATTCCAGTCCGCATGTCCGATCAAATTACCGTTCAGCTTTTGAGCGAGGCTTTGAAAAAGGAAATTAAGCTTATTCATATTCCGCTTAGTATTGAGCTGAAAACAGTTTACAGCATTCCGTCAGATTCTTTGTATCGACGTATGATGTATGTGAGCGACAATATGCTAGCGGATCAGCTGATGCTCATGTATGCCTCTGCGAAAGGTTTGCCTCTAAACAGCGAGCAGGCTATTCAGCATATGACAAAAAATTATCTGAGTGATTTGCCGGATAGTCTGGTTTGGAAAGATGGTTCAGGATTGAGTCGTTACAACCTTTTTACGCCAAGAACAATTACGGCTTTATTACAGAAAATTTATGCAAAAGTACCGCAGGAACGTTTGTATAAAATTCTGCCAAATGGGGGAAGTACCGGAAATCTTCGGAATTCATTTAAAGGTGAAGCACCTTTTGTTTTTGCCAAAAGCGGAAGTTTTAGTAACAATTACAATTTGAGCGGATATCTGGTTACCAAAAAAGGTAAAACCATGACTTTCAGTTTCATGAACAACAATTTCGCCCGTCCAATGTCAGAAGTCCGGAAAGAAGTGGAAAGGATTTTAACTGAAATCCATCGTAAATTTTAG
- a CDS encoding type II toxin-antitoxin system RelE/ParE family toxin — MVHKGLRLLSEKNNSSKLPAEQVEKIKRILSVLNTAKTLDPIKAIPGYRLHELSGDLKGFWAVWVTGNYRIVFRFEEGNVYEINYIDYH; from the coding sequence ATTGTACATAAAGGGCTTAGGTTACTTTCGGAAAAGAATAATTCTTCGAAGCTACCCGCTGAACAAGTGGAAAAGATCAAACGTATTTTGTCGGTTTTAAATACCGCAAAAACACTCGATCCGATCAAAGCAATTCCAGGTTATCGGTTACATGAATTAAGTGGAGATTTAAAAGGATTTTGGGCAGTTTGGGTTACAGGCAATTATAGAATTGTATTCCGCTTTGAAGAAGGTAATGTATACGAAATTAATTACATTGACTATCATTAA